The genomic region GCGCCCGCCCCGTACCCCGGAGCATGGTGTCCGGCACCTGGCTGCCGCCCGCTCAGGGCCGCGAGGACTCCCGCGCCCGGGCTGCTGCCGACGAAGCAATCGCCCGAAACCTGCCCGGCATCAACCTCTCGCGCCAGACGGTTGTTGCCGGCACCTGGCCGCAGGCCAAGGCCGTGCTCGGTGAGTTCACCTTCGCCAATATCCCAATGTCGACCTTCGACGAATCGACTCTCGTTCAGGCCCGGTTTGTCCGGACCGATTTACGGCAAAGCTCCTTTCAGAGCGCCGACCTGCGCTGGGCAAACTTTGCCCGCGCCGAACTTGAACTCGTCCGTTTCGACAACGCCAATCTCGCCAAGGCGACCCTGCGCGGAGCAAACCTCCGCCGGGCCGTGCTCTCCGGAGCTGACCTTCGGGGCGCGGATCTCCGCGGAGCTGATCTCACGGGCGCCATCCTCACCGGCACGAACCTTGGCCGGGCGGATCTTACGGGCGCCATCCTCACCGGTGCGGTGCTCCAGGACGTGAACATGTCCGGCGCCAAGATCGGTGCCCGCACGGTGGGCGAACACA from Deltaproteobacteria bacterium harbors:
- a CDS encoding pentapeptide repeat-containing protein; this encodes MTLSRHKMKAIFGLTIGLVLATGCARPVPRSMVSGTWLPPAQGREDSRARAAADEAIARNLPGINLSRQTVVAGTWPQAKAVLGEFTFANIPMSTFDESTLVQARFVRTDLRQSSFQSADLRWANFARAELELVRFDNANLAKATLRGANLRRAVLSGADLRGADLRGADLTGAILTGTNLGRADLTGAILTGAVLQDVNMSGAKIGARTVGEHTVITTASR